Proteins encoded together in one Diabrotica undecimpunctata isolate CICGRU chromosome 3, icDiaUnde3, whole genome shotgun sequence window:
- the LOC140437875 gene encoding uncharacterized protein has product MPKTTSASTWIKPYKELSMDMGKIYCSVCGKIIACEKKFQIDQHVRTASHIAKKGKIGGKHQTSMAKCFQSTSKKLDEQETFNEDLCRALVSANIPLSKLANVNFSSFLKKYCKLNVPSDRSLRRNNVNGVYSSVLINIKEEIADNYFYISVDETPDSSEKYIAHLLIGVLKEDTLPKSHLISCQQLEKTNALTISRFIQETLATFFLPTTIPSNKLLLILSDAAPYMVKAGQNLKIFFPDLIHVTCVAHGLNRVAEEIRKKFPLVNTMISSVKKVFLKSPIRIQLYKEMLPNIPLPPQPILTRWGTWLEAANFYADHFVKIKNIIDTLTDESSQSLLDSKQTFQSNLLQQELSFIKSNFSFVQKTITQLESPKLSLFESTALIKEFASCCRNVRGNIGKDILKKFEATMEKNKGYHILSEVVSVLAGNISETINLEPNVLMKHKGHSAYKFLWWVSVNQQSKLSSRLFSESKSANQIIF; this is encoded by the exons atgcctaaaacaaccagtgcttcaacttggattaaaccttataaagagctgtctatggatatgggaaaaatctactgttcagtctgtggcaaaatt atagcatgtgagaagaaatttcagatagaccaacatgtgagaactgcttcacacattgcaaaaaaaggaaaaataggaggaaaacatcaaacttcaatggctaaatgtttccaatctacttcaaaaaaattagatgagcaagaaacttttaatgaagacttgtgtcgcgcattagtgtctgcaaacataccgctttcaaaattagcaaatgtaaattttagttcgtttctaaaaaaatattgcaaacttaatgttccaagtgatcggtctctaagaagaaataatgtgaacggggtatactcgtcggtgttaattaatattaaggaagaaattgcagataattatttttacatatctgtagacgaaaccccTGATTCCTCAgaaaagtatattgctcatttattgattggtgttcttaaagaagataccttaccaaaatctcatcttatttcatgccagcaacttgagaaaacaaatgctttaacaatttcgcgttttatacaagaaacattagcaactttttttcttccgacaactattccttctaataaattactgcttattttatcggatgctgctccttatatggtgaaagcaggacaaaatttaaaaatatttttcccagatttaatacatgttacttgtgtagcgcatggattaaacagagttgcagaggaaatacgaaaaaagtttcctcttgtaaataccatgatatccagtgtcaaaaaagtatttcttaaatctcctataagaattcaactttataaagaaatgctacctaacattcctcttccaccacaacctattttaacgcgatggggaacatggttagaagcagctaatttttatgcagatcattttgttaaaataaagaacataattgatacgttaacagatgaaagttcccaatctcttttggattctaaacaaacttttcagagtaacttgcttcaacaagaactttcatttataaaatcaaattttagttttgttcaaaaaacaattactcagttagaatcaccaaaactgtcattgttcgaaagtacagcattaataaaagaatttgcgtcatgttgtcggaacgttagaggtaatattggaaaagatattttaaaaaaatttgaagctactatggaaaaaaataaaggttaccatattctttctgaagtagtcagtgttctagctggaaatatttcggaaacaattaatttagaaccaaatgttttg atgaaGCACAAAGGGCACAGCGCTTATAAGTTCCTTTGGTGGGTAAGTGTGAACCAGCAGTCTAAGTTGAGTTCCAGACTTTTTTCTGAAAGTAAAAGTGCTAATCAAATTATCTTCTAG